AGATGAGTCCGAGTGAACTGTAGATTTGGGACGTCCTCAAACACTGAGCCCGAATCCTCAAACCTCACTTCATGAGCCAAGCTCGGCTGCAGAGGCAGAACCCAGGTGTCCCTGGAGCCAGTCGAGTGGACCCCCACATTGCTTTGAACCCACTTGGATTTTCCTGCCATATGACTCAAATCTCTGAGGCtccactccgagtctctcctggaggactgagaGAACCCAGGCAGAAGATGTGTTCGGTCACTGCACTGCCACAGCTGGTGAGAGGAGAGCTcagtcttctggctcagctcagctaCGTccttcactcgtgaacaagGCGTCAGCACGTCGGTGACCATGGAGCTTCTGCTAAATACATAACCACCAGAGATGGAatcacccccctccccccctccctctttcaccccccccccccccccccgaggTAAATATAAACACGTCTTGGATGAAGAGACCCTGATTATCCCGATTCATGTGGAGGGCGGAGAGTGGCAGCTCGCCTCATGTTGCCATGGATTCCTCCTCCAAGCTTTTCCATACAGTTCATGATGTCAGAGCTCCAGGAGGAGGGGacggagggggggagagcgggaggcagggaggcagcCTGTTGCTCTCCAGTCCAGCTGGAGCGGCCGAGGGAGCAGCCAGACTCTGCAGCGCTGTGAGTATCTCCAACTCTGCTCTTACTCCAGTGCTGCCGCTGTTTTGGGGGTCGGGGGGGTTCAGGATGTGTGTGATGTCACACCGTCTGTAGCTGCAGAGGCAGATCTGCGGCAGAACCACGAGCTTCTGTCTCCCCAGCCTCTTCAACCATCTTCTAACTGGAGGAATGAGGAGAGGTCTGCACACGCTCCAGAGCCATGTGACCCCACGCTTCTGCTCCAGCATCAGCCCATGAGGTTAAAGACCGCAGGTTCTTTAGTTCCATTCCTGCTCTGAGCGATTGAGCACTTCAGAAACTCCTGCAGCGGCGAGACCTCCTCCTGATGCACCTGTCACCCTCAAGCTGGAGCTGTGCAGCCACGCTCCTGTGCTCTGACTGAATCACAGACTTCCTGTTGGATTCATGCGACCACTCGAGTGGTCCAGGATCCTCCTGGACCTGCTGCGGCTGCAGACTGTAGCGTGGCATCCCCGGGTGTCTGGGCCACTCAGGAGCAGGGAGAGAGTTGCTGTGTGATTTCCACTGCCAGACAGTGGACGGAGAGAGATCCAGCAGCCGCAGAGTGACACTGGGAGACGCTTGGCTGAACCGTGTTCCAGCCTCGCTCCTCAACAAAAGAGTCAAAGGTCGACCCAACCTCAGCTCCTGAGCAGGACTCCACCTGCCCTCCAAAACTGGTGCGACATGAGCGTTGTTTCCTCCAGTGGCGTCGACACCTTCTCCCCCTCAGCTTCACACCCTCCCCCCCTCCAGCACAGGTGACTGAAGGCTTGTCAGTCCCTGGTTCCTGtcgtctgcttcctcttctctcaaacctccaaacctcatgtcctccttcaccacctccatccatctcctctttggccttcctcaacaccttctgcctggcagttccaatcTCAActtcttcatctaccaatgtactgtctctctctcctctgtacatgtccaaaccatctccatctagcctctctgacttggtcctCTAagcacctgacatgtgctgtccctctgctatactatccatcctgctcactcccagagagaagctctgcATCTTCATCcatgctacctccagctctggctcctgtcttttcctcagtgccactgtttccaaaccatacaacaaactgtaactaagttacgaATTTAAAGTAAACACTGGTATCCAGATGAGTGGGTCTGGGTTCTGTGTGACACGAGGGTCTGCTGACGTGTGTTTCCCCTTCTGAAGGTCGCTGGTGGCACCTGCAGCTCAGGCATGTGAAGATGACCCTGCTGGCGGGCGAGGGCTCTGACTGCGACTACAGCGCGCTGAGCTGCGCCTCGGACTCGTCCCTGAACGCTCCTcctctgcaggagcagcaggccCAGAAGGGGGCCTTCTACCAGCGGGCCCAGCCGGCCCCCAAGTCCAGCAGCCTCCAGGACGGCTCCCGCCGGCTCCACGCCATCATCAACGTGGGGGGGCTGCGCTACCAGCTGCCCTGGAGCACCCTGGAGGACTTCCCCCTGACGCGGCTGGGCCGGCTGCACCTGTGCCGCAACCTGGAGCAGATCATGGGCCTCTGCGACGACTACGACGTGGCGCACCACGAGTTCTTCTTCGACCGCAGCCCCTGTGCCTTCAGAAGCATCCTCAGCCACCTGCGCGCCGGGAAGCTGCGCTCGCTGCGGGAGATGTGCGCCCTCTCCTTCAGGGAGGAGCTGCTGTACTGGGGCGTCCCTGAAGAGAGCCTGGAGTggtgctgccgccgccgcctgcTGCAGCGCCTGGACCAGATGGAGGCCATCGAGAGGgcggagaaggaggaggagaaagaggaggaggaggggggtgtgATGGAGGAGTCCCGGCTGAGCCGCTGCATGGGGCGGCTGCGGGACATGGTGGAGAGGCCTCAGTCAGGACTGGCCGGGAAGATCTTCGCCTGCCTGTCCGTCCTGTTCGTGGCCATCACAGCCGTCAACCTGTCCGTCAGCACCATGCCGGCCATGCgggcggaggaggaggcggtgggcgctcacacacacacacacacacacactcacgccgGCTCCCTGAGCCCTGACACGTCTGTCGTCTCCGCACCAGGGCACCTGCTCCCAGATGTGCTACAGCCTCTTTGTGGTGGAGACGGTGTGCGTGGCCTGGTTCTCCCTGGAGTTCTCGCTGCGCTTCATCCAGGACCGGAGCAAGCTGACCTTCCTCCGCCAGCCGCTCAACCTCATCGACGTGCTGGCCATCCTGCCCTACTACATCACCCTGCTGGTGGACAGCGCCGCCCCCGGCCAGAGGCGCCCGGGCTCCGGCGGCAGCTACCTGGACAAGGTGGGTCTGGTGCTGCGCGTCCTGCGAGCGCTGCGCATCCTCTACGTGATGCGCCTGGCCCGCCACTCTCTGGGCCTACAGACCCTGGGGCTGACCGCGCGGCGCTGCACCCGCGAGTTCggcctcctgctgctcttcctgtGCGTGGCCATCGCCCTCTACTCCCCCCTGCTGTACCTGATGGAGAGTGAGATGGCCTCAGCTCAGGAGTTCAGCAGCATCCCCGCTACCTACTGGTGGGCCGTCATCACCATGACCACCGTGGGCTACGGCGACATGGTGCCGCGCAGCGTCCCGGGGCAGGTGGTGGCACTGAGCAGCATCCTGAGCGGCATCCTGCTCATGGCCTTCCCCGTCACCTCCATCTTCCACACCTTCTCGCGCTCCTACATGGAGCTgaggcaggagcagcagagagcgCTGCAGAGGAGGACGCACTTCCTGCTGCGCAGCCGCGTGGCCGGCCTGGGCAGCAGCCTCTCCCTGGACGGGGGCGTCCTCTTTCCTGGTGGCTCGCCAGACGACGTTAACCTGGACCGCTGAGGGGTCTTCCCTGAGACTTCCTGTGCAGCAGCCcgtggacaggaagtgacgcaCACACAACCTCCTCAAGTCCAAGAGTAGTCAGCGTGACTTCCTGCGCAGTCTTTCTCCACGAGGTGGCGGAGTTTCTTCTTTgctgagctttttttttgtcttgcatTGATCAATCTAAAGTGAATTAAATTGATGACACCTGAACTGTTgtgtatttaaaatgatttttaagaAGGGAACTTACCTGTTCTCAGCAGTGGACGATATAGTTGCTGGTTTCCACTCCCTGCTTTGATATTTGATCTCTGTATTGTCATCTGAATGTGACAATATCAGACAGAACTTTAGATCTGCTCCATCTTCATTCAGGCCAGACACAGAAGAGCTGTGAACATGAGCTGAGGAACCAAGTCAGGAGCTGCAGGTGAAACACTTCCTGAGCTCAGCTGAACTTGAAGATGGCACCTGTCTAAACCCATGAGCAGAGGTGGACTTCAGAAATCCAACTCTTCAAGTGTGAAGCTGCGCTCCTCAACATGCGCTGGAGAACTGAGTGGACCTCATGTCCTTCTGTGGTCTGGTGGCATCAGATGCTGCTCCTCACTCTGCAGTTGTGAGTTCGATTCCtgctttgtcatttatttaaagcttgctcagaggaggaggataaATATTAGAATCGAAAATGTCGGCCCCTCCCCGTGTAGCTCACTGGGATGAAGCCATGCATACGGTGCGAGGAAGGTGCTGGTTCAAGTCCCACATGTGGCTGATGTTTGGTCCCTGAGTTAAAGTTTCAAACATGTTGTGTCactgagaaacagaaaacactgcCAAAACACTGACACCCATGTGTTCCTGTGGCTTGTGGGGGTACACGCCGCTACAAGCCACAGAGCATGTGACAGGTTCCAGGTTCAAGACCCCGGCGAGGCGgatgcttggtgacttcaattTTCTTGAGTAACTTGTTCAAATGAGGAGGATAAATAGAAGAAACGAAAAAGTCGTTCTGTCTCTGGGTAGCTCACTGGGATGTGCACCTGCCTCTGGTGTGAGGATGGTCGCTGGTTCAAGTCCCAGGTCTGGTGGATCGATGAGAATTTTTTCTAGTGAGACTTCAAACCAGAAGGATAAATAGAAGAAACGAAAAATGTCATGTGTCTGTAGGTAGCTCACCTGGATGAACACCTGCATCAGGTGTGCGTATGGTTGCAGGTTCAAGTCCCGCATCAGTCATGTCTATTTTTATCATGATCCTCTGAAAGTGAAAGACAAAAGTTCCCGGAGCTCATGTCTCAGTGTGAACGGCTATGGTCGAGTGGTTAGAGCAACGGTCCCTGCTCAAGTGTGGAAACCTTGGTCGGTCGGTTGGTGCGTGCGTTCGAATCCCACTCGTCCACTAATGTGATGGCGGTCGGTCAGTTGGTCGGTGTGGCGTGAAGGAAGAGGTGGAGTGAAGGAGCTGggtggagagtgagagagagagatggggggGGAGGCATAGAGGAGGTTCTTCTGTTCTTTTGCTgaaaattgttaaaaaatgcatgaaaaaaagccttttttttttttactttcttttttgtgCTCCTGAACACACCCTCTCAGTCTTGGACCACGCCCACCTCTGTCTTGCTCTGACACCATCTTTCATTCTCAAGCTCCGCCTCCACCATGTTCAGATACCATCTTTTGCTTGCAAGCTCTGCCTCCACCATGTTCGGGCACCATCTTTTGTTCTCAAGCTCCGCCTCCACCATGTTATtacaccatctttcattttgagtcaccatctttcgggtttTCTGCTGTTTGACCGGGGACTTCACGCAACATGTTTAACACATCATTTCAAGTTTACGTTCCCTTTAGCGGAAGAGTGGGATTCGAACTCACGCACAAGTGGACAACTAGAGCAGGGACTTTAGCTCTGACCACTCGACCACAGCCGTTCACATAATGACTTGACATCTGGCCACTTTTCTGTGTCACATTCAGAGGcatttggaaaaaaaggcaTATGAGTGAAGCAGGACTTGAACCTGTGACCTGTCGCATGCATTGCAAGCAAGTAACCCAGTAGGCCACGAGAAGACACCTGTTGCAGCGTTTCTGAGCtcttttacatttcacattcacaacacaGGTAAAAAACAGAACAGTCTGATCGGGGAAGTGAACCAGGAACCTGCTGCACATAGAGGCAGGTGTTTATCCCAGTGAGCTATACATCCACAGCACAGTAGATGTTCCTGCTcagttttctttctcttttcgtCAATAACCCAGTAAAAGTCTAAAGCAGGAGCAGaggtgggatttgaacccaggccTGCAGCTTCTCTTGCAGCAGCTCATCCAGCTGAGCTACTGAGAGGCAGTGAACACATGACTCAACATGTGGAATCAAAGTGGACTCAGGGAAGTGGACCAGACAAAGAGGA
This portion of the Synchiropus splendidus isolate RoL2022-P1 chromosome 18, RoL_Sspl_1.0, whole genome shotgun sequence genome encodes:
- the kcng1 gene encoding potassium voltage-gated channel subfamily G member 1, translating into MRRGRWWHLQLRHVKMTLLAGEGSDCDYSALSCASDSSLNAPPLQEQQAQKGAFYQRAQPAPKSSSLQDGSRRLHAIINVGGLRYQLPWSTLEDFPLTRLGRLHLCRNLEQIMGLCDDYDVAHHEFFFDRSPCAFRSILSHLRAGKLRSLREMCALSFREELLYWGVPEESLEWCCRRRLLQRLDQMEAIERAEKEEEKEEEEGGVMEESRLSRCMGRLRDMVERPQSGLAGKIFACLSVLFVAITAVNLSVSTMPAMRAEEEAGTCSQMCYSLFVVETVCVAWFSLEFSLRFIQDRSKLTFLRQPLNLIDVLAILPYYITLLVDSAAPGQRRPGSGGSYLDKVGLVLRVLRALRILYVMRLARHSLGLQTLGLTARRCTREFGLLLLFLCVAIALYSPLLYLMESEMASAQEFSSIPATYWWAVITMTTVGYGDMVPRSVPGQVVALSSILSGILLMAFPVTSIFHTFSRSYMELRQEQQRALQRRTHFLLRSRVAGLGSSLSLDGGVLFPGGSPDDVNLDR